From Molothrus ater isolate BHLD 08-10-18 breed brown headed cowbird chromosome 8, BPBGC_Mater_1.1, whole genome shotgun sequence, a single genomic window includes:
- the UBE2D1 gene encoding ubiquitin-conjugating enzyme E2 D1 isoform X1, with protein sequence MALKRIQKELSDLQRDPPAHCSAGPVGDDLFHWQATIMGPPDSAYQGGVFFLTVHFPTDYPFKPPKIAFTTKIYHPNINSNGSICLDILRSQWSPALTVSKVLLSICSLLCDPNPDDPLVPDIAQIYKSDKEKYNRHAREWTQKYAM encoded by the exons GAACTAAGTGATCTGCAGCGAGATCCCCCAGCCCACTGTTCTGCCGGACCTGTTGGAGATGACT tgTTTCATTGGCAAGCGACTATTATGGGACCT ccTGATAGTGCATATCAAGGGGGAGTATTTTTTCTCACAGTACACTTTCCAACAGATTATCCTTTCAAACCACCAAAG aTTGCTTTTACAACAAAAATATATCACCCAAACATAAACAGTAATGGGAGTATTTGTCTTGATATCTTGAGATCACAATGGTCACCAGCTCTGACTGTTTCTAAAG ttttattgTCCATATGCTCCTTACTTTGTGATCCTAATCCAGATGATCCTTTAGTACCAGATATTGCACAGATCTACAAGTCAGACAAGGAAAA ATACAACAGACATGCAAGAGAATGGACTCAGAAATATGCAATGTAA
- the UBE2D1 gene encoding ubiquitin-conjugating enzyme E2 D1 isoform X2 — MGPPDSAYQGGVFFLTVHFPTDYPFKPPKIAFTTKIYHPNINSNGSICLDILRSQWSPALTVSKVLLSICSLLCDPNPDDPLVPDIAQIYKSDKEKYNRHAREWTQKYAM; from the exons ATGGGACCT ccTGATAGTGCATATCAAGGGGGAGTATTTTTTCTCACAGTACACTTTCCAACAGATTATCCTTTCAAACCACCAAAG aTTGCTTTTACAACAAAAATATATCACCCAAACATAAACAGTAATGGGAGTATTTGTCTTGATATCTTGAGATCACAATGGTCACCAGCTCTGACTGTTTCTAAAG ttttattgTCCATATGCTCCTTACTTTGTGATCCTAATCCAGATGATCCTTTAGTACCAGATATTGCACAGATCTACAAGTCAGACAAGGAAAA ATACAACAGACATGCAAGAGAATGGACTCAGAAATATGCAATGTAA
- the TFAM gene encoding transcription factor A, mitochondrial: MAAAAALLGRAAGLGLGLVTAAGGRRLLRCGTGAGLRERGTGTLLDAAVLCRAGGAAERCLSRGTSSNQRPKRPLTAYFRFVMDNRSAFREKNPEASNTELIKKLAGAWKELPASQKQVYEEARKTDWKRYGEQLAAYKAQLTPAQAAALKEERRKQLARRRSIRAKRELNLLGKPKRARSGFNIFLSENFQESEGNSPVAKLKKLFDTWQKMSASQKQPYFQLAQDDKVRYENEMKAWEAKMIELGREDLVRSKRQRLKKKPAEAAKQTPAAKAKASSSGKKAKLKKSEE, encoded by the exons ATGGCGGCGGCAGCGGCCTTGCTGGGCCGGGCCGCGGGCCTGGGCCTGGGCCTGGTCAcggccgcgggcgggcggcggctccTCCGCTGCGGGACGGGAGCGGGGCTGCGAGAGCGGGGCACCGGGACCCTCCTCGATGCTGCCGTTCTGTGCCGGGCCGGTGGCGCGGCGGAGCGCTGCCTGTCTCGGGGGACCAGCTCGAATCAGCGCCCGAAGCGGCCCCTCACCGCCTATTTTCGTTTCGTGATGGACAACCGGTCGGCCTTCAGGGAAAAGAACCCAG AGGCCAGCAACACGGAATTGATTAAAAAATTGGCAGGTGCATGGAAGGAGTTACCAGCATCACAGAAACAG GTTTATGAGGAAGCAAGAAAGACAGACTGGAAAAGATACGGGGAGCAGCTGGCTGCTTACAAAGCACAACTGactccagcccaggctgcagctctgaaagaggaaaggagaaaacaacTGGCAAGGAGAAGATCAATCAGGGCAAAAAGA gaattgaATCTGCTTGGAAAACCTAAAAGAGCTCGTAGCGGCTTTAACATCTTCCTGtcagaaaattttcaagaaagTGAGGGAAATTCACCTGTG GCAAAGCTGAAGAAACTGTTTGATACGTGGCAAAAAATGTCTGCATCCCAAAAGCAG ccATACTTCCAGCTTGCTCAGGATGATAAGGTTCGGTATGAGAATGAAATGAAAGCATGGGAAGCAAAAATGATTGAGCTGGGACGTGAAGACCTGGTGCGTTCCAAAAGGCAAAGGTTAAAAAAGAAACCTGCTGAAGCTGCAAAGCAAACTCCAGCAGCCAAAGCCAAAGCTTCCTCAAGtgggaaaaaggcaaaattaaaaaaatctgaagaataG